Below is a window of Sciurus carolinensis chromosome 6, mSciCar1.2, whole genome shotgun sequence DNA.
GCGAGGTGAGGTCTGTTTCACAAACGGGATCAAAGACTCAGAGAGTTCAAGAAACTTGTCCCAATTCAAACAAGATCCTCAGAGACCAGCAGGCAAGTGGCAGAACATGGACGGAGGCTCATGCTGGTCTCCCCCTCCCTGTCGCAGAGATGCCTGCGACCCGGCGGCCAGGGGAAGTGCCGGGGGTCCCTGGGAAAGCAGGGGACGAGGAAGCGAGAAGGCGAAGGGTTACACATGAGTAGGCTGCGTCTGCGCGCAGGTGGAGAAGGGGGGCTTCCGGGGCTGCAGGGTCGACACAACGGGTGTGATGCAATCACGCCAGTCGCCGCGTCAAAGGGCGGCTCCGGGGCTGCGGGGACTGCGGTAGAGCGGGTCGGGACCGCCGCCCACCGGTCCCCGCTGCTGCCGATCGCCCCGAAAACCGCTGCCACCCACCTTTGTCCCCCGCCAGGACAACCACCTCGAGCCACCGGAGACCCCAACAACCGCCCGCGCTACCGGCGACCCGCGACCACCGTCGCCAGCCACCGGGCGCCCAGGGCGCGCCATGAAGTCGGCGTCCAGCTCTCGCGGGGGCGGGTCTGGTGGCCGcgggggctggggcgggggctggggcgggggccGCGGCGGGGGCTCGGGGAAGGGAGGCGACGGCGGCGGCTCGGGGGGGAAGGGCGGCTTCGGGGCGCGGACGCGCGGCTTCGGCGGCCGGGGTCGGGGGCGCGGCGGCGGGGACAGCAGGGACCGCGGCGGCAGCGGGCAGCGGCGCGGCGGCGTGGCCAAGAGCAGGAGCCGCCGCAGGAAGGGCGTCATCGCCGTGTCGGTGGAGCCGCACCGGCACGAGGGCGTGTTCATCTACCGCGGGGCGGAGGACGCGCTGGTCACGCTGAACATGGTGCCCGGCCTCTCGGTGTACGGCGAGAGGCGCGTCACGGTGACTGAGAACGGCGTGAAGCAGGAGTACCGCACGTGGAACCCCTTCCGCTCCAAGCTGGCCGCGGCCATCCTGGGCGGGGTGGACCAGATCCACATCAAGCCCAAGTCCAAGGTGCTGTACCTGGGCGCCGCCTCCGGGACCACCGTGTCCCACGTCTCCGACATCATCGGCCCGGATGGCCTGGTCTACGCCGTGGAGTTCTCCCACCGCGCTGGCCGCGACCTGGTCAATGTGGCCAAGAAGCGAACCAACATCATCCCGGTCCTGGAGGACGCGCGGCATCCGCTCAAGTACCGCATGCTCATCGGCATGGTGGACGTGATCTTCGCAGACGTGGCCCAGCCAGACCAGTCGCGCATCGTGGCTCTGAACGCCCACACCTTCCTGCGCAACGGGGGCCACTTTCTCATTTCCATCAAAGCCAACTGCATAGACTCCACTGCGTCCGCCGAGGCTGTGTTTGCTTCTGAGGTGAGGAAGTTGCAGCAGGAGAACCTGAAGCCTCAAGAGCAGCTGACCCTGGAGCCCTATGAGAGGGACCATGCTGTGGTCGTCGGGGTCTACCGGCCCCTTCCCAAGAGCAGCAGCAAGTAGCAGCCGGAGCAAGCTTCGCCTACGGTCTCCCCAAGACTTGCGTGGGGCATTCTTACgtatatgttgtgtgtgtgtgtttttgttgtttttctattaaACAGGATAAAGAAACGTACACAGTACACTATTAGTGAGGCCAGACAGTTCGCTGAGGTAGCAATCTATCTCCCAGTCCCAGAGGCTTAAAACAGCTGGGTTTCGGGCCCCTTAAGTAGCCACTTGGGAACCACGCTTATTCTCATCACCCTGTGACTCCCTAGGGCCCCATTTCCACACGTTTCCTCCAaccacaggggcaggggaaaggGAACCTGGCAATTAATAAGCTTTTAAAGTTCCCCTTGGAAATGATGGGGGTGCTCCGTTTCCTGTTGGCCAAGTCCCATTACTAAGCCTGACTCCGGGGAAGGATGTTGGATATTGACACATTCTGCCTGACTCAAAGCCAGAATCCCAGGCACACTTGCTTCTTAGTATTCTATTCTTCAACTGAGCCCTTTTTCATTCACTGTTATATTTGACAAGGGCTCTGAGACGATTTTGCTACCTTTTCCATAGTACATAGAGAACAACAGGCTTCTGGAGGTAAACCAGTTGCCCAGATCTGCACAGCCAGGAAGGAGGTAGAATTTGAGGGCTGTCCCATGGGGCTTCAAGTCCACTGCTCTCTCCTCAACACCAGCAGGTTCTTTCCTCCACAACATGGTGCACACCAGGACATGCACACAGCAGGGCACTGGGCCTCACTGTGTCCCCTCCTCCCTATCTCACTGGGCAACTCCTTTCTAAGGTTCCACAGTAGCCACACAAGGCAGAAGGCAGGATGTGGGACAGATCCAAAGTGACATTGTCAAGGGGCTGCAAAGCAGTCAGGAAAATGATGTCCAGAGAATATCCATCTCCAAATGATAAGGATTCTGTGATTGAATTTTGGCTCTCAAAACTAGCCCAAAGGAGCCAGGAGAGCCAACTGTGCCCCAAAGCCTGGCTCATTCCCCACACATTCACCCCAGAGTCCCCATGGCCAGTAGCCAAGGCCATCTGCATTTAGTCTAGGTAGGATGGCTCACCAGGGTAACACTTGGGGCTGGGTTTGCCTTCCCAAAGATGTGCTGGGGCAAAGGTTATGGAGATATTTTTTCCCCAGGGCATACTttttgaaacaacaacaacaaaagaggaTAACCCAGACATTTAAAAAAGCAGCTACCTCTCCATCCCCTGCCCTTCAGACCAAACTTCAGGGAGAAAGTTACAGTCAGATTTGCTGGCAACATGGACTCTTGGAGAAGTGAGAAAATGGGGTAGATGCTTACAAAGCTTCAAGTGAGGCTTTCCCATAAACAGTGGAAATTTTCGTTACAGTCTTGCAAAGTGAGGACCACTAGTCCTATTGAAGAAATGCAAGAAACACAATTCAAGATGAGATGACTTGCTTAAGGTCCCAGCAAGACTCACAGCCAGAAATCAAAACCCTGTCCAACTGAATCCAAAATCTATGTCCTTTTTCACTAAAGTCTATACTGGTTGCATTGCTTTGAAAAGCCCTCTCTCCAGACCCAGTCTGCTTAAATAGTGGCTGGGATGGAATCCCCTTCTCACAAGGGGAAGGTGACAGGAGCCAGGCTCCCACGAGGGAAGGCCTTTGCTATACCTGAGGCGCAGGATTCAGCCTTCCTCAGAGCCAGCTCAGCCTTGAGAAGGAGCTTTACACGGTGCTTGTTCCCCAGGGTGGGACATGCAAGAAGGGACATGTGACCTCTTTCCTGCTGTGGTGCCCTCCCCCACATATACAGTTTTCAGTGTTTCTAAAGCTGCTCAAGGAAGAAATGGCATGAAAACAACCTCTGACAGAATCCCTCTgaagctggttgtggtggcacatacctgcagtcccaacaacttgggagtctgaggcaggaggatggtttgagcccaggagtccCTCTGCATTGCATTGCAAAGGGTTCCTGGGACAGCAGAATGGCAAGGTAAGttcaaagagaaatacagaaatggGGACGGGAACTCAGGATGGAAGTGGTCTTGTTCAAGTCCACTTTTAGTTTATGGGgactgaaatacctgacaagaacaacttagaggaggaaaggttttttgGCTCAAGATTTCAGGGATTTTAGCCCATGGTCGACTGatcccattgctctgggcctgaggtaggACAGAACGCCATGATGGAAAGGCGTGCAGAGGAAAGCTGGCAGCCATGGCAGCCacggggagagagggagaggggaggaaagcGGAGAGCGGAGCCAGGGCAAGACAGAGACCCTAGGCACGTCCCATGCCCTGCTGCCTGTAGTCTGAAGACACTGTTCTGCTGTGCGctgttttctcttgtttctccAGCCATCCATGCTGCCATGATGAGACTCATCCActgtgaggtcagagccctcaggaGCTTGGCTTCCCAAAGGCCATTCCTGAAGAGCGTGGCATCGAgggccaagccttcaacacacaagcttttgggggaccttCCAGATCCAGACCACAGCAGCTGGGGAAGAGATGAGGTTGTAATTCTATGGGCAGCGAGCCCTGGGGATCCTAGAGTTTGTGGGGACACTGGGTGTCGAATCTGTTCAGAAGCAGGATTGCTTCAGTGACCACCTGAACCTGATACTGGGGCCTCTGGGTGTATTTGCTCAGGCTCTTGAAATAAAGTACCACcgactgggtggcttaaataacagacttgtattttctcacaattGTAGAGGTCAGAAGGTCAAGGTTACCATGTGATAAATTTGGTTTCTAGTGAGGGATCTTTTCCTGGCTTAGAAGGGGCCACTGtaatggctttttatttttttttcttttggtgtgtgtgcgtgtgtgtgtgtgtgtgtgtgtgtgtgtgtaagagagagaggtgggggaatGGGCACTCTggtgcctcctcttcctcttaaGAGGACACTGACCCGATTGGATGAGGCCCTACCCTGGTGACCTCTTCTGTTATTGCCTCCTTACGGCCCTGTTGCCACACAGAGTCACACTGAGGGTGAGGGCTTCAACTTGTGAGTTTTGGAGAACAGAGTTCAGTTCATAACATGAGGGCTGGATGACAGCCTTCATCTGAAATGTCTGCCTCACTGAATCGAGGAGACCTGTGCGACGTGGAAATACCAGCATGGGGCTGGGTGCCGAGTAAGCGTCCTGCAGGTCAccctcttcctgtcttcctcttaCTGTCAACAGAAGAGAACAAGGTGGCTCAGAATCGGGGTCCTCACAGTGCTGAGGGTTCCCTTGGAGTGCGGCCAAACCGGGTGTGGTTTCTGAGTCTGCTGGTCCACGCTGGGAGCCGGGCCGAGCTTGCTGCTAAGTCTCAGAGAATCGGAAGGAAGGTCCATCAGAAGCCACAGTGGAGAACCCCATCCAGGTACCAGTGATTGTCCAGCTGCGGTCACCTCGGTGGCACAGGTGGTGGGGTTGGAGGCAGCGAGGCCAGAGGCTGGTGCTCAAAGGCCAGGTAAGATGCAGCATACAGGAAAGAAGTTGGCAGCAGCCAGGGAGACAACAGAGGCCAGCCGAACCCAGTGCTCCCCACCACCATGATGTCCTTCAGCTGCCCCTTGCTCAAATGTCCCCTGggatgaagagaagaaaagaatcagGCCGGAGAGGAAGACCTGTTTGAAAAGAGACTGTTTTAAATGGGAAGAAACCAAGTTCCAGCAAATCAGCAGTTTCCCCTCCTGACTGCTGTACCTTGGAGCATATCTGAACTGCAGCAAAGACATTTGAATGTTTATCAAGCCTTGCTAGTTCCCAGGCATAAAACTAAGCATTCATTTGCTTTTAGAAGTATAATTTTGGGGgttggtgttgtagctcagttggtagaggacttgcctagcatgtgtaaggcactgggttccttcctgagcaccacataaaaataaatacataaaataaagctatacaaatacaataacatttttaaaaagtataatttaaaaatgaataacaagAGCAAACATTCCAGAAACTGTGGACACCTTCACATTCAGTTTATGACTTGCTGCTGAATGAACACGGGCGGACCATGTTTGTGTGGTCAGAAGCAAGAGACTATTAAAAAGGGCTTCTGGCCCATGGCCCCTGGCTGGGGCTTCACACCTGTCTGTAGACACCAGTCCTCACGCCCAGGACCTGTCCCCATGCCCATCCCACAGCAGTCTTGGAGCCACCCTTCTGACCTGGGCTGTGGACTGGGGGCATGGTCTCCTCTCCTGAGGCCCTGCCTGGAAGGGAGGCCTGGAGGGGTGCCCAGAACGTCAGGGCGTGGAGCCTGGTGCCTGGTGCCTGACCTACGCATGTCCTGGCAGGCTTGGCACTTGGTCCTTTGCCTCTCCACCCGAATCTCAGCGTTTCTTCATTAAAGAGGAAAGTCTAACTCCTCCAACCAGTCCTCCTAGGCCCATTGGCTGCAGGAAGCTCTGGCTCGCATTCTGATGACAGCCCCATTGAAACTGTGCTCATATCAGGTGCCTCTTGCCCCTGATGGTTCACAGCACCCCTGTGAGGTGTGCTACCTCCCCAtatgcagatgaggaaactgaggctcagggaaacTGTGACTCAATCAAGGTAATAGAGCCAGAAAGCAGGAGATCTGGGATTTCTGGACCAAAATCATACCCTTCTTTAAGTCAGTGAAATCGAAATCAGACTCTCTCAGAAGGACTCGCATCTGCATTTCTATGAGTCCCCCAGGGACTCGAATGCGCAGCAGAGCGGAAGCTCATTTTTGAAACACTATCATTTTTGTTATTGACTGGGAAAGACAAATTTAGGAGAGTATTTTGAGTAACTGGGAGATAACAGTTGGGCATTTTTGCAGTGCGTGGGGCCCGCGGGACAACACAGGATGCTCCCAGGAGTCCAGTAAGAGTGGAGCTGAAGTTGGTGCCGGAATGCAAGGCTCTCGATCCTCCTGCTCCTTGGAGGCCTGACTGAGCGTGGCATGCTGTTCACGTTCCCCAGCGAAAGAGCACTGAGCGGACGGATAGGCGCTGCAGTAGCCGACCGAACAGGCCCCAGACCAAAGAGGACATCTCTAATCACTCTCGTGGCATAAGATGCTCAAACCAGAGTGAGTGACAATGGCCCCAGCTCCCCTTCCCTGATGGTATGGTGTACTTATTGAGGGGCCATTGGATCAGGGCTGCAGTTGGGGTCCTCTGTGCTGAAAAAGCCCCCCCAAAGGCTCCAGCAGTTCCTTGGACCCCgaggtgggagggggaggagaggggaacaGGCTTGGGAAGGTACTGAGTTAGCGGAGAACAGCGTCTTCAAGCTTTCCCACTTTTGATGGCCTGTGCTCAAGGCCTCAGATAAACGGATCTAGGAATGAGGGTACCAGGCTAGGAAGGACATTTAGGAAAAAACCAACTGCCCAAGGGCCCAAGTCCCGAACAGCAATGCCCGTTCCCCCACCCTGACACTGCAGTGCACCCGCTGAGAGCTAAGGCCGCTGGAGAGATGGCAGTTCTCACCACGGCTGTTGGGGAAAGCCTTCGAATCGCCTGTGTTTGGGCCTGACAAAAGTCACACTTGGGACTTTAACCAGGAGCCAGACTCAGCAGTGTTGTCCTCCCTCTCCAGCCTCTACCTAGGTGTTCCCAATTCTTATGTTGGCTTGAGCCGAACTTTGAGCTCTTGAACCAAAACATTTATACTTTTCTCCAAAAGTTTCCCTTTCAGTTTTACCTCTCACGCTTGCCATTTCCAGCTCCTGGTGGTCACCTATGGCTCTAGGTCTACTGTTCATGAACTACCTGCTGAGCCACTGCCTCTAGCTGAGTCTCTGCTTCCAGCCTGGGGGACTCAAGTAACGGAGCACATCTTGCAAGTTTCTTGGCTGCTTGCAGTAGCCACAGTGCTTGGTAGTCTTCTATGTCTGCCACCAGGAAGACTACAGAAATTTCGGACAAGAAGAGAACATTATCTCCACATTATCTCAGGTGATTTCAATCTTCTCCAGCCTCacacttccttcctcctctctgcctctaGGAACCCCAAATCCAATAATTACTGAGCTCCAGGAGGAGTTTAACCCACCAATCCACCATCTTTTCACCATCCCCGCAACTCCCCTCTCCACGTCACTTCTGTCCTCACCTGGCTGAAACAGAGTTCAGCGTTGAATGTAAACAAAGGTACCAATGCCTGCCGCCAGCAACCACTTCCACCTTCTCCAAAGGCCACAATTTCTTGGTAGGTTACCTACCTTCCAGGTTACCTTATGGTTCCCTCTCATTATACCAGTCGTCACCCTGCCAGCCTGTAAGTTTCGTTGCCACCTGCTGCCAGTC
It encodes the following:
- the Fbll1 gene encoding rRNA/tRNA 2'-O-methyltransferase fibrillarin-like protein 1, translated to MKSASSSRGGGSGGRGGWGGGWGGGRGGGSGKGGDGGGSGGKGGFGARTRGFGGRGRGRGGGDSRDRGGSGQRRGGVAKSRSRRRKGVIAVSVEPHRHEGVFIYRGAEDALVTLNMVPGLSVYGERRVTVTENGVKQEYRTWNPFRSKLAAAILGGVDQIHIKPKSKVLYLGAASGTTVSHVSDIIGPDGLVYAVEFSHRAGRDLVNVAKKRTNIIPVLEDARHPLKYRMLIGMVDVIFADVAQPDQSRIVALNAHTFLRNGGHFLISIKANCIDSTASAEAVFASEVRKLQQENLKPQEQLTLEPYERDHAVVVGVYRPLPKSSSK